The following coding sequences lie in one Ostrea edulis chromosome 8, xbOstEdul1.1, whole genome shotgun sequence genomic window:
- the LOC125661920 gene encoding potassium voltage-gated channel protein Shaw-like, translating into MATVKSQSGSCGGQKRISKMVSKRKGGLAGQNLLHALLPGARIDNDNGGKISINMGFSREFVVFNVGGTKFETYRSTLYSQPNSPLANDTFLKRHYNEERKEYFFDRDPDVFKAILNYLRTGELHLPSFICGPAAREELIYWGVNDDVIQRCCWSHYNSWNSTLEALMQLEKDRKGSMDEDISSQVRPKTFWTKLQNKVWRILNKPNSSRTAKIHGYLSLMFVLVSIVSFVVETHPAFDSRINIPKPGSGGVSQNTTLAENTTSRNFSSNKKNVDYLSVKVTHPAFTAIDISCLAFFTLDYIIRFIFARKKFGYLTSLMGMVDILAIIPDYVQFFVYAIHPEMRYEGDIDYIAILRVARVLRIFRLIRHVPGLWILVYTLKSSLKELLLMIVFLLVGMLIFSSLIYFVDDRKTFKSIPHSFWWSLITMTTVGYGDMYPVTELGYIVGSFTALSGLLMIGFSVPVLVNNFIMYYKHLEFAMNKEEANENDESNDRGDEKSPCNNNSAG; encoded by the exons ATGGCCACGGTAAAATCACAGTCAGGATCATGTGGTGGACAGAAAAGAATATCGAAAATGGTGTCGAAAAGAAAGGGAGGTCTAGCAGGTCAAAATCTGCTCCATGCTCTTCTCCCAGGGGCCAGAATAGACAACGACAACGGAGGGAAAATATCCATCAATATGGGCTTCTCCCGTGAGTTCGTGGTTTTTAATGTAGGGGGCACGAAGTTCGAAACCTACAGGTCAACACTATACAGCCAGCCGAACAGCCCGCTTGCAAACGACACATTTTTGAAACGCCATTACAATGAGGAGAGGAAGGAGTATTTTTTTGATCGTGATCCGGATGTGTTCAAG GCCATATTGAATTACCTTCGGACTGGCGAGTTACACCTGCCCTCCTTCATTTGTGGTCCTGCGGCAAGGGAAGAACTCATA TACTGGGGTGTTAATGATGACGTCATACAGAGATGTTGCTGGTCCCATTACAACAGCTGGAACTCCACACTGGAGGCGCTGATGCAGCTGGAAAAGGACCGTAAAGGATCCATGGATGAGGACATAAGTTCACAGGTCAGACCGAAGACCTTCTGGACTAAATTACAAAACAAAGTTTGGAGGATCTTGAACAAGCCGAACTCCAGCAGAACTGCCAAG ATACACGGATACCTCTCCCTGATGTTTGTATTGGTGTCAATAGTCAGTTTTGTGGTCGAAACACATCCTGCATTTGACAGCAGAATAAATATTCCAAAACCTGGATCTGGAGGTGTTTCACAAAACACGACGTTAGCAGAAAATACCACTTCGAGAAATTTTTCttccaataaaaaaaatgtggaTTATCTATCGGTGAAAGTGACACATCCTGCTTTCACTGCGATAGATATTTCATGCCTGGCATTCTTTACCCTAGATTACATTATCCGGTTTATATTTGCCAGAAAGAAATTCGGATATCTGACGTCATTAATGGGCATGGTTGATATTTTGGCAATTATTCCCGATTATGTACAATTCTTCGTTTATGCAATTCACCCAGAAATGCGATATGAAGGAGATATTGATTACATTGCAATACTTAGGGTTGCCAGGGTTTTGCGGATCTTCCGTTTAATCCGCCATGTTCCGGGGCTTTGGATTTTGGTATACACCCTGAAGTCGAGTTTAAAAGAACTGCTTTTAATGATAGTCTTCCTCCTAGTTGGAATGCTTATATTCTCTTCATTAATCTACTTTGTTGATGACAGAAAAACATTCAAGAGCATTCCGCATAGCTTCTGGTGGAGTTTGATCACCATGACAACGGTTGGTTACGGAGACATGTACCCTGTCACGGAGCTCGGTTACATAGTTGGATCCTTTACAGCATTATCTGGGCTTTTAATGATCGGTTTTTCTGTTCCGGTTCTAGTTAATAACTTCATCATGTATTACAAGCACTTGGAGTTCGCGATGAACAAAGAAGAAGCGAATGAAAATGACGAAAGCAATGATAGAGGGGATGAGAAATCCCCGTGTAATAACAATTCTGCAGGATGA